Proteins encoded within one genomic window of Vigna radiata var. radiata cultivar VC1973A unplaced genomic scaffold, Vradiata_ver6 scaffold_1014, whole genome shotgun sequence:
- the LOC111241175 gene encoding pentatricopeptide repeat-containing protein At1g62260, mitochondrial-like yields the protein MPEHDSASISDLISGLVRNGELDMAVGILHEFCSDDDSKDNLMHAYNTLIACYGKKGHVEEARCLFDEIPDDRDGGEKDQRRFRRNVVSWNSMMMSYVKARDIVSARELFDSMVERDTCSWNTLILFMFVFLWCTFCRLHVCFNFNVVESVGDQVTTLKEGDVVILTYIGECETCENCVSGQTNLCLIDPMSLTGLLLDDNSRISIRRQNPV from the coding sequence ATGCCTGAGCATGATTCAGCCTCTATTAGTGACCTTATTTCAGGGCTTGTTAGAAACGGTGAATTGGACATGGCTGTTGGGATTTTGCACGAATTTTGTAGTGATGATGATAGTAAGGATAATTTGATGCATGCTTATAACACCCTGATTGCATGTTATGGTAAAAAGGGTCATGTGGAAGAAGCTCGATGCCTTTTTGATGAGATTCCAGATGATCGAGATGGTGGTGAAAAGGATCAAAGGAGGTTCAGGAGAAATGTGGTCTCATGGAATTCAATGATGATGTCCTATGTGAAAGCGAGAGACATAGTCTCTGCCAGGGAACTCTTTGATAGCATGGTGGAGCGTGATACCTGTTCTTGGAACACTCTGATCCTTTTCATGTTCGTTTTTCTTTGGTGTACCTTTTGTCGATTAcatgtttgttttaatttcaatgtgGTGGAGAGTGTTGGCGACCAAGTGACAACACTTAAAGAGGGCGATGTGGTGATCCTGACATACATAGGCGAGTGTGAAACATGTGAGAATTGTGTTTCCGGACAAACCAATCTATGTCTGATAGACCCTATGAGTTTAACTGGTTTACTACTAGATGATAATTCAAGGATATCCATTAGAAGACAGAATCCAGTGTAG